The Serratia rhizosphaerae genome has a segment encoding these proteins:
- the atzF gene encoding allophanate hydrolase → MTQPVKQHGFTLSEWQRYYQTQPAAERIACVAATLSQLVASLDRNDNAWIYLPDARQCEAQYQQLAQRLAAVAGDLSRLPLFGVPFAVKDNIDVGGWPTSAACPAFTYQADEDAAVVARLRAAGAVVIGKTNLDQFATGLVGTRSPYGAVVNSFNPQYVSGGSSSGSASVVARGLTPFALGTDTAGSGRVPAGFNHIVGLKPTKGWLSNRGVVPACRLNDCVSIFALTVADAACVAELAGGYDADDAYSRVNPQTAPADLPAAPRFAVPDAPSFCGDPQAEQAFQAALTQLREGGAQLETIDFTPFRQLAQQLYEGPWVAERTVAVAGMLSDDPGAMNPVVRDIVGNGLRYSACDAYRAEYLRAELAREINRLLAQFDALVVPTSPTIRTLAEMAQEPVLFNSQFGTYTNFTNLADLSALALPGALRADGLPAGITLIAPAWHDRALAAFGQRWQQQLGLSLGATGRALPAQPPLAPAPQHVRVAVVGAHLRGMPLNAQLTQRQAVLAEQTTTAPCYRLYALADTQPPKPGLVKTEDGAAIEVELWDIPLARFGEFVAEVPPPLGIGTLLLADGRRVKGFICEPWALAGATDITAFGGWRAYRAGAEKEA, encoded by the coding sequence ATGACCCAGCCTGTTAAGCAACACGGATTTACCCTCAGCGAGTGGCAGCGCTACTACCAGACGCAGCCGGCGGCGGAGCGTATCGCCTGCGTCGCCGCCACGCTTTCTCAACTTGTCGCCAGCCTTGACCGTAACGACAACGCCTGGATTTACCTGCCCGACGCGCGGCAGTGTGAGGCGCAGTATCAGCAGCTGGCGCAGCGCCTGGCGGCGGTAGCCGGGGACCTCAGCCGTCTGCCGCTGTTCGGCGTGCCGTTTGCGGTTAAAGACAACATTGATGTCGGCGGCTGGCCAACGTCGGCGGCCTGCCCGGCATTTACCTATCAGGCCGATGAGGATGCCGCCGTCGTCGCCAGGCTGCGCGCCGCCGGCGCTGTCGTTATCGGCAAAACCAACCTCGATCAGTTCGCCACCGGTCTGGTCGGCACCCGTTCGCCGTATGGCGCGGTGGTGAACAGCTTCAATCCGCAGTATGTCAGCGGCGGCTCCAGCTCCGGCTCGGCGTCGGTGGTGGCGCGCGGGCTGACGCCGTTTGCACTCGGCACCGACACCGCCGGCTCCGGCCGCGTACCGGCCGGGTTTAATCATATCGTCGGTTTAAAACCAACCAAAGGCTGGCTGTCGAACCGCGGCGTGGTGCCGGCCTGTCGCCTTAATGACTGCGTCTCCATCTTTGCGCTGACGGTGGCCGACGCTGCCTGCGTCGCCGAACTGGCCGGCGGCTATGATGCCGACGACGCCTATTCCCGCGTGAATCCACAGACGGCGCCGGCGGATCTGCCGGCCGCGCCGCGCTTTGCCGTGCCGGATGCGCCGTCGTTCTGCGGCGACCCGCAGGCAGAGCAGGCGTTTCAGGCGGCGCTGACGCAGCTGCGGGAGGGCGGCGCGCAGCTGGAAACGATCGATTTCACCCCGTTCCGCCAACTGGCGCAGCAGCTGTACGAAGGGCCGTGGGTGGCCGAGCGCACCGTGGCGGTGGCGGGCATGCTCAGCGATGACCCCGGGGCGATGAACCCGGTGGTGCGCGATATTGTCGGCAACGGCCTGCGTTACAGCGCCTGTGATGCCTATCGCGCCGAATACCTGCGCGCCGAGCTGGCGCGTGAGATCAACCGGCTGCTGGCGCAGTTCGACGCGCTGGTAGTGCCGACCTCACCGACGATCCGCACGCTGGCGGAAATGGCGCAGGAGCCGGTGTTGTTCAATTCGCAGTTCGGCACCTACACCAACTTCACCAATCTGGCCGACCTCAGCGCGCTGGCGTTGCCGGGCGCGCTGCGCGCCGATGGCCTGCCCGCCGGCATCACGCTGATCGCGCCGGCCTGGCACGATCGCGCGCTGGCGGCATTCGGCCAGCGCTGGCAGCAGCAACTGGGGCTGTCGCTCGGCGCTACCGGGCGTGCGCTGCCGGCACAGCCGCCGCTGGCGCCTGCGCCGCAGCATGTGCGCGTCGCCGTGGTGGGCGCGCACCTTCGCGGTATGCCGCTCAACGCGCAGCTGACGCAGCGGCAGGCGGTGCTGGCGGAGCAGACCACCACCGCGCCGTGTTACCGGCTGTATGCGCTGGCCGATACGCAGCCGCCGAAGCCGGGTCTGGTGAAAACGGAGGACGGCGCGGCAATTGAGGTGGAGCTGTGGGACATCCCGCTGGCGCGCTTTGGCGAGTTTGTTGCCGAAGTGCCGCCGCCGCTGGGCATCGGCACGCTGCTGCTGGCGGACGGGCGACGGGTGAAAGGCTTTATCTGCGAGCCATGGGCGCTGGCAGGGGCGACGGATATTACCGCATTTGGCGGCTGGCGCGCATATCGCGCCGGCGCAGAGAAGG
- a CDS encoding SH3 domain-containing protein, protein MIRTLMLALLLSLSVQPALAEAQTFNGVLQAYWLPVWHEDVNQPQLTYRFFPDESSAAKGKVINLRQPALDLKRLQQDHPEFIARRQGHVEYYGTLKVSESTAYNECGLDFYEAQKAAFTPKAPQPFDIEQLEKQSGCQSYPWLLSYQLKADGGGAVLRAAPDSSAEAVAQLSGDRPLVQIRQVNADWVQVALYDAANQPPMGKTRGYIELRHLQPLN, encoded by the coding sequence ATGATTAGAACACTGATGCTCGCCCTGCTGCTGTCGCTCAGCGTGCAGCCGGCGCTGGCCGAAGCACAGACGTTCAACGGCGTGCTGCAGGCCTATTGGCTGCCTGTCTGGCATGAAGACGTCAATCAGCCGCAGCTGACATACCGTTTCTTCCCGGATGAATCGTCGGCCGCCAAGGGAAAAGTCATCAACCTGCGCCAGCCCGCTCTCGATCTCAAACGGCTGCAGCAGGATCACCCGGAGTTTATCGCCCGGCGGCAGGGGCACGTGGAGTATTACGGTACGCTGAAGGTTAGCGAGTCAACCGCATATAACGAGTGCGGCCTGGACTTTTATGAGGCGCAAAAGGCCGCGTTTACGCCCAAAGCGCCGCAGCCTTTCGATATTGAACAACTGGAAAAGCAAAGCGGCTGTCAGTCCTACCCCTGGCTGCTCAGCTATCAGCTAAAAGCGGACGGCGGCGGCGCCGTGCTCAGAGCCGCGCCCGATAGCAGCGCCGAGGCCGTCGCCCAACTCTCCGGCGACCGGCCACTGGTGCAAATCAGGCAGGTCAACGCCGACTGGGTGCAGGTCGCACTCTATGATGCCGCCAACCAGCCGCCGATGGGCAAGACGCGCGGCTATATTGAACTGCGCCATCTGCAGCCGCTCAACTAG
- a CDS encoding DUF1456 family protein, giving the protein MINNDVLRSVRYMLKINDVKMADIAKLDGFDVDAAAMGAYIIKEGEPGFQKCPDEVMGHFLNGLVFFKRGKDDKFPAPPLELPITNNLVLKKLRVAFELKDVDLFQIFTAVDFRISKPELSALFRKPGTKNYRPCGDQMLRYFLKGLAQRVRGE; this is encoded by the coding sequence ATGATTAACAATGACGTCCTGCGCAGCGTGCGTTACATGCTGAAAATCAACGACGTAAAAATGGCGGACATCGCCAAACTGGACGGTTTCGACGTTGACGCCGCAGCGATGGGCGCTTACATCATCAAGGAAGGCGAACCGGGCTTCCAGAAGTGTCCGGATGAGGTGATGGGGCATTTCCTCAACGGCCTGGTGTTCTTCAAACGCGGCAAAGACGATAAATTTCCGGCACCGCCGCTGGAGCTGCCGATCACCAATAACCTGGTGCTGAAGAAGCTGCGCGTGGCGTTTGAACTGAAGGACGTCGACCTGTTCCAGATTTTCACCGCGGTGGATTTCCGCATCTCCAAGCCGGAGCTGAGCGCGCTGTTCCGCAAGCCGGGCACCAAGAACTATCGTCCGTGCGGCGATCAGATGCTGCGTTACTTCCTGAAAGGGCTGGCGCAGCGGGTGCGCGGCGAGTAA
- the phnE gene encoding phosphonate ABC transporter, permease protein PhnE has translation MFEQTVSTERLHTLRQQHREIFSQQRRYLRTLALVGAGFVLYYLLFFHFFGISWPQFLTGCQQLGRYFMRMFVWHDFLNWPFGYYFQQIFITLGIVFAGTLTASLIALPLSFFAARNVMATPLLRPVAAVVRRLLDVLRGIDMAIWGLIFVRAVGMGPLAGVLAIVMQDVGLLGKLYAEGHEAVEKSPGRGLTAVGANGLQKHRFGIFTQSFPTFLALSLYQIESNTRSAAVLGFVGAGGIGLVYAENMRLWNWDVVMFITLVLVVVVMTMDKISSLLRNKYIIGEDIPLYQAKRQID, from the coding sequence ATGTTCGAGCAAACCGTAAGCACGGAACGGCTGCACACGCTGCGTCAGCAGCACCGGGAGATCTTCAGCCAGCAGCGGCGCTATCTGCGCACTCTGGCGCTGGTCGGCGCGGGGTTTGTGCTGTACTACCTGCTGTTTTTCCACTTCTTCGGCATCTCCTGGCCGCAGTTTCTCACCGGTTGCCAGCAGCTCGGCCGCTACTTTATGCGCATGTTCGTCTGGCACGATTTTCTTAACTGGCCGTTCGGCTACTACTTCCAGCAGATCTTTATCACCCTCGGCATTGTGTTCGCCGGCACGCTCACCGCATCGCTGATTGCGCTGCCGCTGTCGTTCTTTGCCGCGCGCAACGTGATGGCCACGCCGCTGCTGCGGCCGGTCGCCGCCGTGGTGCGCCGTTTGCTGGACGTATTACGCGGCATTGATATGGCGATCTGGGGGCTGATCTTCGTGCGCGCGGTGGGCATGGGGCCGCTGGCCGGGGTGCTGGCTATCGTGATGCAGGACGTCGGGCTGCTGGGCAAACTGTATGCCGAAGGGCACGAGGCGGTGGAAAAATCGCCGGGGCGCGGCCTGACGGCGGTGGGGGCCAACGGCCTGCAGAAGCACCGTTTCGGCATTTTTACCCAATCCTTCCCGACTTTTCTGGCGCTGAGCCTGTATCAGATTGAGTCCAACACCCGTTCGGCGGCGGTGCTCGGCTTCGTCGGCGCCGGCGGCATCGGCCTGGTGTATGCGGAAAATATGCGGCTGTGGAACTGGGATGTGGTGATGTTTATCACCCTGGTGCTGGTGGTGGTGGTGATGACGATGGATAAAATCTCCTCGCTGCTGCGCAACAAATATATCATCGGCGAAGATATCCCGCTGTACCAGGCGAAACGCCAAATCGATTGA
- the phnE gene encoding phosphonate ABC transporter, permease protein PhnE, with translation MNTDFAHYYQRIRSRQKRETLLWSLLLVGLYLGAGTLAEFNLHTVWVSLPNFFDYLAETVPVLHWRLLFADGHTEGSLAYWGYRLHIQLPLLWETLQLALAATLCSVLVAGALAFLAANNTHSPGWLRFAIRTLVAFLRTMPELAWAVMFVMAFGIGAIPGFLALALHTIGSLTKLFYEALETASSKPVLGLAACGATPLQRMRFGLWPQVKPVFMSYSFMRLEINFRQSTILGLVGAGGIGQELMTNIKLDRYDQVSMTLLLIIVVVSLLDYSSGKLRQRVVEGGK, from the coding sequence TTGAATACCGATTTTGCGCATTACTATCAGCGGATCCGCAGCAGGCAGAAGCGTGAAACGCTGCTTTGGTCGCTGCTGCTGGTGGGGCTGTACCTCGGTGCCGGTACGTTGGCCGAGTTCAATCTGCATACCGTCTGGGTGTCATTGCCCAACTTCTTCGATTATCTGGCGGAAACCGTGCCGGTGCTGCACTGGCGGCTGCTGTTTGCCGACGGGCATACCGAAGGATCGCTGGCGTACTGGGGTTACCGGCTGCATATCCAGCTGCCGCTGCTGTGGGAAACCCTGCAGTTGGCGCTGGCGGCGACCCTGTGCTCGGTGCTGGTGGCGGGGGCGCTGGCCTTTCTGGCGGCGAATAACACCCACAGCCCGGGGTGGCTGCGCTTCGCCATCCGCACGCTGGTGGCCTTCCTGCGCACCATGCCGGAGCTGGCCTGGGCGGTGATGTTTGTGATGGCGTTCGGCATCGGGGCGATTCCCGGCTTTCTGGCGCTGGCGCTGCACACTATCGGCAGCCTGACCAAGCTGTTCTATGAGGCGCTGGAAACCGCGTCGTCGAAGCCGGTGCTCGGCCTGGCCGCCTGCGGCGCCACTCCGCTGCAGCGCATGCGCTTCGGCCTGTGGCCGCAGGTGAAACCGGTGTTTATGTCCTACAGCTTTATGCGGCTGGAGATCAACTTCCGTCAGTCGACCATCCTCGGGCTGGTGGGGGCGGGCGGCATCGGCCAGGAGCTGATGACCAATATTAAACTGGACCGTTACGATCAGGTTAGCATGACGCTGCTGCTGATTATCGTGGTGGTGTCGCTGCTGGATTACAGCTCCGGCAAACTGCGTCAACGCGTGGTGGAGGGCGGAAAATAA
- the phnD gene encoding phosphonate ABC transporter substrate-binding protein, whose amino-acid sequence MKKIAMLSALASGVLMAFGAAAADAPKELNMGILGGQNATQQIGDNQCVKQFFDKELGVDTKLRNSSDYSGVIQGLLGGKIDMVLSMSPASFASVYLKDPQAVDLVGIAVDDVDNSRGYHSVVIVKADSPYQKLADLKGKSFGFADPDSTSGFLMPDHDFKKQFGGNADNQYNGYFSSVTFSGGHEQDILGVVNGQFDGAVTWTSMIGDYNSGYTSGAFTRLIRMDQPDLMKKIRIIWQSPLIPNGPILVRSALPAEFKAKLVAAIKKLDKKDHACFVKAMGGKQHIEDTTLAEYQPVIDLKRALAKGER is encoded by the coding sequence ATGAAAAAAATAGCGATGCTGAGCGCGCTGGCAAGCGGCGTGCTGATGGCCTTCGGCGCGGCGGCGGCGGATGCGCCCAAAGAGCTGAATATGGGCATTCTCGGCGGGCAGAATGCCACCCAGCAGATTGGCGACAACCAGTGCGTGAAGCAGTTTTTTGATAAGGAATTGGGCGTAGACACCAAACTGCGCAACTCCTCCGACTATTCCGGCGTGATCCAGGGGCTGCTCGGCGGCAAGATCGATATGGTGCTGAGCATGTCGCCGGCGTCGTTCGCCTCGGTATACCTCAAGGATCCGCAGGCGGTGGATCTGGTGGGGATCGCGGTTGATGACGTCGACAACTCGCGCGGCTATCACTCGGTGGTGATCGTCAAGGCCGACAGTCCGTATCAAAAGCTGGCGGATCTGAAAGGGAAATCCTTCGGCTTTGCCGATCCGGATTCCACCTCCGGCTTTTTGATGCCGGATCACGACTTTAAAAAGCAGTTCGGCGGCAACGCGGATAACCAATACAACGGTTACTTCTCCAGCGTGACCTTCTCCGGCGGCCACGAACAGGACATTCTCGGCGTGGTGAACGGTCAGTTTGACGGCGCGGTGACCTGGACCTCGATGATCGGCGACTACAACAGCGGCTACACCAGCGGCGCCTTTACCCGCCTGATCCGCATGGACCAGCCGGATCTGATGAAAAAGATCCGCATTATCTGGCAGTCGCCGCTGATCCCGAATGGCCCGATCCTGGTGCGCAGCGCGCTGCCGGCGGAGTTCAAAGCCAAACTGGTCGCCGCCATCAAGAAGCTGGATAAAAAAGATCACGCCTGCTTTGTGAAGGCGATGGGTGGCAAGCAGCATATCGAAGACACCACGCTGGCGGAGTACCAGCCGGTGATCGACCTCAAACGCGCGCTGGCGAAGGGCGAGCGCTGA
- the phnC gene encoding phosphonate ABC transporter ATP-binding protein: protein MAQALLKLAPSEFPPVQTRTRRKVLEVKGLGKAYKAQQRVLDDINFSLHAGEFVAVIGRSGAGKSTLLHTLNGTIPSSCGEMLHIDPQGVAQDIAQLSARQMRSWRARCGMIFQDFCLVPRLDVITNVLLGRLSHTSTLKSFFKVFDDADRARAIELLQWLNMLPHALQRAENLSGGQMQRVAICRALMQNPQILLADEPVASLDPKNTRRIMDALRKVSEDGIAVMVNLHSVELVKEYCGRVIGIAQGKIIFDGHPSQLDEQILQQLYGEEVSQIH, encoded by the coding sequence ATGGCTCAGGCACTGTTAAAACTGGCACCGAGCGAATTCCCGCCCGTGCAGACCCGTACGCGGCGCAAAGTTCTGGAAGTGAAAGGATTGGGCAAAGCCTATAAGGCGCAGCAGCGGGTGCTGGACGATATCAATTTTTCTCTGCACGCCGGCGAGTTTGTGGCGGTGATCGGCCGCTCCGGCGCCGGGAAATCGACCCTGCTGCACACCCTGAACGGCACCATTCCTTCCAGCTGCGGCGAGATGCTGCATATCGATCCGCAGGGCGTGGCGCAGGACATCGCCCAGCTGTCGGCGCGTCAGATGCGCAGCTGGCGCGCCCGCTGCGGCATGATTTTCCAGGATTTTTGCCTGGTGCCGCGGCTGGATGTGATCACTAACGTCTTGCTGGGGCGGCTCAGCCACACCTCGACGCTGAAATCCTTCTTCAAAGTCTTCGACGACGCCGACCGGGCGCGCGCCATTGAACTGCTGCAGTGGCTCAATATGCTGCCGCACGCCCTGCAGCGGGCGGAAAACCTGTCCGGCGGCCAGATGCAGCGCGTGGCGATCTGCCGCGCGCTGATGCAGAACCCGCAGATTCTGCTGGCCGATGAGCCGGTGGCGTCGCTGGATCCGAAAAACACCCGGCGCATTATGGATGCGCTGCGCAAGGTGAGCGAAGACGGCATCGCGGTGATGGTCAACCTGCACTCGGTTGAACTGGTGAAAGAGTACTGCGGGCGGGTGATCGGCATTGCGCAGGGCAAAATCATTTTCGACGGCCACCCGTCGCAGCTCGACGAACAGATTCTGCAGCAACTGTATGGCGAGGAAGTCAGCCAGATCCATTGA
- a CDS encoding zinc-binding alcohol dehydrogenase family protein, producing MATMNTLICQQPKQLVYQQRPVPEPAAGEALLQIHTVGICGTDIHAWAGNQPFFAYPRVLGHEICGHIVGLGADVANWRVGQRVAVMPYLSCGSCGACQSDRGNCCENISVIGVHQDGGFCEYLSVPVSNLLAVDDLAPESAALIEPFAISAHAVRRAAVAPGEQLLVVGAGPIGLGVAAIAHADGAQVVVADTSAERRAHVAQVLGVATLDPADAGFDAALRAQFSGMLAAKVIDATGNRLAMNNCINLIRHGGSIVFVGLFKGEFSIDDPEFHKKETTLMGSRNATHEDFAKVGRLMAAGKIRAEMMLSHHFAFDTLAECYERDVINNRTLIKGVIHFHK from the coding sequence ATGGCCACAATGAATACATTGATTTGTCAGCAGCCGAAGCAACTGGTTTATCAACAGCGCCCGGTGCCGGAACCGGCGGCGGGCGAAGCGCTTTTACAGATACACACCGTCGGCATCTGCGGCACCGACATTCACGCGTGGGCGGGGAATCAGCCGTTTTTCGCCTATCCGCGCGTGCTGGGCCATGAAATTTGCGGCCATATCGTCGGCCTGGGCGCGGACGTTGCAAACTGGCGGGTCGGGCAGCGGGTGGCGGTGATGCCTTATCTGTCCTGCGGCAGCTGCGGCGCCTGTCAGAGCGACCGCGGCAACTGCTGTGAAAATATTTCGGTGATCGGCGTGCACCAGGACGGCGGTTTTTGCGAATACCTCAGCGTGCCGGTCAGCAACCTGCTGGCGGTCGACGATCTGGCGCCCGAAAGCGCCGCGCTGATTGAACCGTTCGCCATCAGCGCCCATGCGGTGCGGCGCGCGGCGGTGGCGCCGGGCGAGCAGTTGCTGGTGGTGGGCGCCGGGCCGATCGGGCTGGGGGTGGCGGCGATTGCCCACGCCGACGGCGCGCAGGTGGTGGTGGCCGATACCAGCGCGGAACGCCGCGCCCATGTGGCGCAGGTGCTGGGGGTTGCGACGCTCGATCCGGCGGACGCCGGCTTTGACGCTGCGCTGCGCGCGCAGTTTTCCGGCATGCTGGCGGCCAAAGTGATTGACGCCACCGGCAACCGGCTGGCGATGAACAACTGCATCAACCTGATCCGCCACGGCGGCAGCATTGTGTTCGTCGGGCTGTTCAAAGGGGAGTTCAGTATCGACGACCCGGAGTTCCATAAAAAAGAGACCACCCTGATGGGCAGCCGCAACGCGACGCATGAAGATTTCGCCAAAGTGGGGCGGCTGATGGCGGCGGGTAAAATTCGCGCCGAGATGATGCTGTCGCACCATTTTGCCTTCGACACCCTGGCCGAATGCTATGAGCGTGACGTGATCAACAACCGCACGCTGATCAAAGGAGTGATTCACTTCCACAAGTAA
- a CDS encoding GntR family transcriptional regulator, with protein sequence MSRTQNLRQMVINQMIDGMTRGHLTSPLPSQAALAEMYNISRTTVRHALAHFQQTGVLAPQADGYVIARLPQQEECFDCREQSPEAQNERFERAFFQLINQQQLRAGDSFSELQLARQMNVSPAVVREFLLRLSRYQLVDNVKRGQWCLKTFDQHYAEQLFELRQILETHALSRFLNLPADDARWLQARELLRRHRELRDDISLHYRQFSALDSDFHRLILSAANNPFFNQSLEVISVIFHFHYQWDASDLKQRNIIAIEEHMAILSALICRNDQQATHALHRHLDSAKQSMIRSLAHTVS encoded by the coding sequence ATGAGCAGAACACAAAACCTGCGGCAGATGGTGATCAATCAGATGATTGACGGCATGACTCGGGGCCATCTGACCTCGCCGCTGCCCTCTCAGGCCGCGCTGGCCGAGATGTACAACATCAGCCGCACCACGGTGCGCCACGCGCTGGCCCACTTTCAACAAACCGGCGTACTGGCGCCGCAGGCCGACGGCTATGTCATCGCCCGTCTGCCACAGCAGGAGGAGTGTTTCGACTGCCGCGAGCAGTCGCCGGAGGCGCAGAACGAACGCTTTGAACGGGCGTTTTTCCAGCTGATTAACCAGCAACAGCTGCGCGCCGGTGACAGTTTCAGCGAGCTGCAGCTGGCGCGCCAGATGAACGTCAGCCCGGCGGTGGTGCGGGAGTTTCTGTTGCGCCTGAGCCGCTACCAGTTGGTCGACAACGTCAAACGCGGGCAGTGGTGCCTGAAAACCTTCGACCAGCATTACGCCGAACAGCTGTTCGAACTGCGCCAGATACTGGAAACCCATGCGCTGTCGCGCTTTCTCAACCTGCCGGCTGACGATGCGCGCTGGCTGCAGGCCAGAGAGCTGCTGCGCCGCCACCGTGAGCTGCGTGACGATATCAGCCTGCACTACCGGCAGTTCTCCGCGCTGGACAGCGACTTCCACCGCCTGATCCTCTCCGCCGCCAATAACCCGTTCTTCAACCAGTCGCTGGAGGTGATCTCGGTCATCTTCCATTTCCACTATCAGTGGGACGCCAGCGACCTCAAGCAGCGTAATATCATCGCCATTGAGGAGCATATGGCGATTCTCAGCGCGCTGATTTGCCGCAACGACCAGCAGGCCACCCATGCGCTGCACCGTCACCTCGACAGCGCCAAACAATCGATGATCCGCTCCCTCGCCCACACCGTCTCCTGA
- a CDS encoding MFS transporter, with product MPPDGALVRSARIKKIQTTAMLLLFLAAIINFLDRSSLSVANSTIREEMGLSGTEIGLLLSAFSLAYGLAQLPCGPLLDRKGPRIMLGLGMFIWSLFQTLSGMIQNFTQFIWVRIGLGIGEAPMNPCGVKVINDWFNIKQRGMPMGIFNAASTVGLAISPPILTAMMLVFGWRGMFITIGLLGIALSIGWYMLYRNRQDIDLSAQEQSYLNAGSVSARREPMSFKEWRSLFRNRTMWGMMIGFSGINYTAWLYLAWLPGYLQTTYHLDLKSTGLLAAIPFLFGAAGMLSNGFVTDFLVRRGMEPVKSRKLCIVSGMLLSAAFTSVVAQATTTTSAVTLIGMALFCIHFAGTSCWGLIHVSVTSRMTASVGSIQNFASFIFASFAPVVTGWILDTTHSFSLALTLCSCFTLIGALSYLLVVKQPITDAQ from the coding sequence ATGCCTCCCGACGGCGCGCTGGTGCGTTCCGCGCGCATCAAGAAAATTCAGACCACCGCAATGCTGCTGCTGTTTTTAGCCGCGATCATTAACTTTCTCGACCGCAGTTCGCTGTCGGTCGCCAACTCCACCATCCGCGAAGAGATGGGGCTGAGCGGTACGGAAATCGGCCTGCTGCTGTCGGCCTTTTCGCTGGCCTACGGCCTCGCCCAGCTGCCCTGCGGCCCGCTGCTGGACCGCAAGGGGCCGCGCATTATGCTGGGCCTCGGCATGTTCATCTGGTCGCTGTTCCAGACGCTGTCCGGCATGATCCAGAACTTTACCCAGTTTATCTGGGTGCGCATCGGGCTGGGCATCGGCGAAGCGCCGATGAACCCCTGCGGCGTCAAGGTGATCAATGACTGGTTCAACATCAAACAGCGCGGTATGCCGATGGGCATTTTCAACGCCGCCTCCACCGTCGGCCTGGCGATCAGCCCGCCGATCCTCACCGCCATGATGCTGGTGTTCGGCTGGCGCGGCATGTTTATCACCATCGGCCTGCTGGGCATCGCCCTGTCCATCGGCTGGTACATGCTGTACCGCAACCGCCAGGACATCGACCTCAGCGCGCAGGAGCAGAGCTACCTCAACGCCGGCAGCGTCAGCGCACGCCGGGAGCCGATGAGCTTTAAAGAGTGGCGCTCGCTGTTCAGAAACCGCACCATGTGGGGCATGATGATCGGCTTCAGCGGCATCAACTACACCGCCTGGCTGTATCTCGCCTGGCTGCCCGGCTACCTGCAGACCACCTACCACCTGGATTTGAAAAGCACCGGGCTGCTGGCCGCCATTCCGTTTCTGTTCGGCGCCGCCGGCATGCTGTCCAACGGTTTTGTGACCGACTTTTTAGTCAGACGCGGCATGGAGCCGGTCAAAAGCCGCAAGCTGTGCATCGTCTCCGGGATGCTGCTGTCCGCCGCCTTTACCTCGGTGGTGGCGCAGGCCACCACCACCACCAGCGCGGTGACGCTGATCGGCATGGCGCTGTTTTGCATCCACTTTGCCGGCACTTCCTGCTGGGGGCTGATCCACGTATCGGTCACCTCGCGCATGACCGCCTCGGTAGGCAGTATCCAGAACTTCGCCAGCTTTATCTTCGCCTCGTTCGCGCCGGTGGTGACCGGCTGGATCCTCGATACCACCCACTCGTTCAGCCTGGCGCTGACCCTGTGCTCCTGCTTTACCCTGATCGGCGCGCTCTCCTACCTGCTGGTGGTGAAACAGCCGATCACCGACGCGCAGTAA
- a CDS encoding NAD(P)-dependent oxidoreductase, with translation MKIGFAGLGGMGRAMAHNLLQAGYPLTVWNRSPQAAQPLVDAGARLAAQPADLAEVDILITMLANDAALEQVVVESGLLAQMRPGAAHVNMATISVALAQRLAELHQQHSIGYLAAPVLGRPDVAAAGRLNILAAGDPALLARVQPLFDVLGQRTWPFGERPEQANIVKIAANFTLASAIEAMAEGSALVRNHGVSGADYLQMLTGTLFSAPAYQGYGALIAEENYQPAGFKLTLGMKDVGLALEAGGNSHTPMPFASVLKDNFLDAIAHGEGELDWSALANVAARRGGL, from the coding sequence ATGAAAATCGGATTTGCCGGGCTGGGCGGTATGGGCCGCGCCATGGCCCATAATCTGCTGCAGGCCGGTTACCCGCTGACGGTGTGGAACCGTTCACCGCAGGCGGCGCAGCCGCTGGTCGACGCCGGCGCACGGCTGGCGGCGCAGCCCGCCGATCTGGCCGAGGTTGATATCTTGATCACCATGCTGGCCAACGACGCGGCGCTGGAACAGGTGGTGGTGGAAAGCGGCCTGCTGGCGCAGATGCGCCCCGGCGCGGCGCACGTCAATATGGCGACCATCTCCGTGGCGCTGGCGCAGCGGCTGGCAGAACTGCATCAGCAGCACAGTATCGGCTATCTGGCGGCGCCGGTGCTCGGCCGTCCCGACGTTGCCGCTGCCGGCCGGCTGAATATTCTTGCCGCCGGCGACCCGGCCCTGCTGGCGCGGGTGCAGCCGCTGTTCGACGTACTGGGGCAGCGCACCTGGCCATTCGGCGAGCGGCCGGAACAGGCCAATATCGTCAAAATCGCCGCCAACTTCACGCTGGCAAGCGCCATTGAGGCGATGGCGGAAGGCAGCGCGCTGGTGCGCAATCACGGCGTATCCGGCGCGGACTATCTGCAGATGCTGACCGGCACCCTGTTTTCCGCCCCGGCCTATCAGGGCTACGGCGCGCTGATCGCCGAGGAGAACTATCAGCCGGCGGGGTTTAAACTGACGTTGGGGATGAAAGACGTAGGTCTGGCGCTGGAGGCCGGCGGCAACAGCCATACGCCGATGCCGTTCGCCAGCGTGCTGAAAGATAATTTTCTGGATGCCATCGCCCACGGTGAGGGGGAACTGGACTGGTCGGCGCTGGCCAACGTGGCGGCGCGACGCGGCGGCCTGTGA